In Chitinophaga sp. HK235, a single window of DNA contains:
- a CDS encoding AraC family transcriptional regulator, with amino-acid sequence MLCKRFKPDTKLLDYIKEYMIIDLAFDERTFVPPPKAYPVNPEEGIRFILKGQLFSQDIESDTIEERAAVTIFGQPNRRQNLIITNHFSIFHVRFQPGGLFKLLKVPMTELLHKNYEARLIMGKEIDEIQEQLLYSSGYGEMIAVIETYFRKKVGQIKQSGMPIDKIGRHILESPQNFNLDKTARQACLSHRQFEKRFEQLVGVTPKYYARICRFYQAYVMKEFNPALDWLSIAVRNGYSDYQHLVKDFKHFAGTTPNVLIQESSNSPDRILNVFNDFRGV; translated from the coding sequence ATGCTTTGCAAACGCTTTAAACCTGACACAAAACTGCTGGATTACATCAAAGAGTACATGATCATTGATCTGGCCTTCGATGAAAGAACATTCGTCCCTCCCCCCAAAGCCTATCCTGTAAATCCTGAAGAGGGAATTCGGTTCATTCTCAAAGGACAACTTTTTTCGCAGGATATCGAATCGGATACTATTGAAGAAAGAGCCGCTGTTACTATTTTCGGGCAACCGAATAGACGGCAAAACCTGATTATCACCAACCATTTCAGCATCTTTCACGTGCGGTTTCAGCCTGGAGGGTTGTTTAAACTTTTAAAAGTTCCTATGACAGAGCTGTTGCATAAAAATTATGAAGCACGGCTTATCATGGGGAAAGAGATAGACGAAATACAGGAGCAACTCCTATATAGTTCAGGTTACGGGGAAATGATTGCCGTGATTGAAACGTATTTCCGGAAAAAGGTCGGACAAATAAAACAATCGGGTATGCCCATCGATAAAATCGGGCGGCATATTCTGGAAAGTCCGCAAAATTTCAATTTGGATAAAACGGCACGCCAGGCCTGTTTAAGCCACCGTCAGTTTGAAAAACGATTTGAGCAACTTGTTGGAGTAACACCCAAGTACTATGCCCGTATTTGCCGCTTTTATCAGGCCTATGTAATGAAAGAGTTTAATCCGGCGCTCGATTGGCTCAGTATTGCCGTTCGTAATGGATATAGCGATTACCAACATCTCGTTAAAGATTTTAAGCATTTTGCCGGCACCACTCCGAATGTATTGATACAGGAAAGTTCAAATAGCCCTGACCGTATATTGAACGTTTTCAATGATTTCAGAGGAGTTTGA
- a CDS encoding S9 family peptidase, with amino-acid sequence MPIKIASLLIVVLLAAASCNKIKVPENRLPDSLDSATFINKWLISDQFEFDSSLVADQRYQDTNFLSAIGLNEDSISEYMYDKLPGFFSRSKITIKADSVPFPLIKFLKKQEEKKRAVKYLFSTLVSSSDTLVMLLVNSSQTLKIWLNGSLVYRGSSKRNQQKFYEEYIPVNLKSGLNHLQVKVGVHDLSSYLTHWHFGAYVSSIGYARDYYIKDYASDFIHKPILDSGDMLHIYLGPFALDSMVQYQLKDGDDKIVSSGFINNWKTVANTGSAAFSLEGKQKNTFYTLKITTSRGSLEEDFFYGNFAEYYQGMKRETQRVSQLIGDAQTRINMNASMNRLTYVTGFHMNGELHDVRFWDRNRVFFAKELNDFLKQFRSSNGRNLMYDWFLNGFVSKLDSSLQFYGVHIYHSWRMGTRKLPLLIIMPFPSAGDIPLESSWAISNLDEMTATWHLADKFGFAVMWVDLRGQPGTNAIGTYDLMESISAVKRHYPIDTDRIFLLGNSASATTALLNATRLPDIVAGCALVNPYIGSNYISEQLNPVNLLQNLYKSHVFIKGAINDEMVPIDMVRKFYSNHYGKFGSSQLKVANEGTHFVAPKDYYYDVFSFFSTRKMLRNKGKILFSSYSDTYAQKSWGDFRMISADVRADVDVCFNNGSLFLKTRNVKCLSLNASAIPTIQCLSHIIINGRKVNSPTLTEGKYTFNISDSMVSYRPKIDEVFGRPFLVVYGDSSKTFADSLAKHWKKKYYSDWRMKADKQVSEEDLLTYNLVVVGNENNNSLISRLRKYYPLSVKANEIKVGTDIFKGKNLLCYYTFKSPFGKNIVGLWVVTEKVNSVLPAIDLPNMSSDDHLIFECLDGGYTLMKN; translated from the coding sequence ATGCCAATAAAAATAGCATCTCTCCTGATAGTTGTACTGCTTGCTGCTGCAAGCTGCAACAAGATAAAGGTTCCCGAAAACAGGCTACCGGACAGCCTTGACAGTGCGACGTTTATAAACAAGTGGCTCATATCAGATCAGTTTGAATTTGATTCAAGCCTGGTCGCCGACCAGCGATATCAGGATACTAACTTTTTGTCAGCAATAGGTTTAAACGAAGATAGTATATCCGAATATATGTATGATAAGTTGCCCGGATTTTTCTCCCGGTCTAAAATTACCATTAAAGCTGACTCGGTGCCTTTTCCACTTATTAAATTCCTAAAGAAGCAGGAAGAAAAGAAACGTGCTGTTAAATACCTTTTTTCCACGCTGGTTTCTTCAAGTGACACCCTGGTGATGCTTTTAGTCAACTCGTCCCAAACACTGAAGATATGGTTAAATGGTTCTTTGGTTTATCGTGGTTCCAGTAAACGGAATCAGCAGAAATTCTATGAGGAATACATTCCGGTTAACTTAAAAAGCGGATTGAACCATCTGCAGGTGAAAGTTGGTGTTCATGACCTCAGTTCTTATCTTACTCACTGGCATTTCGGTGCATATGTTTCAAGCATTGGCTACGCCCGGGATTACTATATCAAAGATTATGCATCGGACTTTATCCACAAGCCAATTCTTGACTCCGGTGACATGCTGCACATTTATCTGGGGCCTTTTGCCTTAGACAGTATGGTACAGTATCAGCTTAAGGATGGAGATGACAAAATAGTTAGTAGTGGATTTATCAATAACTGGAAAACAGTTGCCAATACCGGATCCGCTGCTTTTTCATTGGAGGGTAAACAGAAAAATACTTTCTATACCCTCAAAATAACAACCAGTCGCGGCTCATTGGAGGAAGATTTCTTCTATGGCAATTTTGCAGAATACTATCAGGGAATGAAGAGGGAAACCCAACGGGTTTCACAGCTGATAGGTGATGCGCAGACACGTATCAATATGAATGCTTCAATGAACCGACTGACTTATGTTACTGGCTTTCATATGAATGGGGAATTGCACGATGTGAGATTCTGGGATAGAAACAGAGTTTTCTTTGCTAAAGAATTGAATGATTTTCTCAAACAATTTCGGTCGTCAAATGGCAGGAATTTGATGTACGATTGGTTTTTAAATGGTTTTGTGTCCAAGTTGGATAGTAGTTTGCAATTCTATGGCGTGCATATTTATCATAGCTGGAGAATGGGTACCCGTAAATTACCGCTTTTGATAATCATGCCATTCCCATCCGCCGGTGATATTCCGCTTGAGTCCAGTTGGGCTATTTCAAATTTGGATGAGATGACTGCGACCTGGCATCTTGCAGATAAGTTTGGTTTCGCAGTTATGTGGGTCGATTTGAGAGGACAGCCAGGAACGAATGCGATAGGAACTTATGACTTAATGGAGTCAATTTCCGCAGTAAAGAGACATTACCCCATCGATACCGACAGAATCTTTTTACTTGGCAATAGCGCCAGTGCGACGACCGCATTGCTTAATGCCACCCGTTTACCGGATATTGTGGCCGGATGTGCATTGGTAAATCCTTACATTGGAAGTAATTACATAAGTGAGCAACTCAACCCTGTCAACCTTCTTCAGAATTTATATAAATCTCATGTATTCATTAAAGGGGCTATCAATGACGAAATGGTCCCCATAGATATGGTTAGAAAGTTTTACAGTAATCACTATGGAAAGTTTGGGTCATCACAGCTAAAAGTGGCAAATGAAGGCACACACTTTGTCGCTCCAAAAGATTACTACTATGATGTTTTCTCCTTTTTCTCCACCAGAAAAATGCTAAGAAATAAAGGAAAAATCCTGTTCTCTTCATATTCTGATACCTATGCACAAAAATCCTGGGGGGATTTTCGCATGATTAGTGCTGATGTTAGGGCAGATGTTGATGTTTGTTTTAACAATGGCTCACTGTTTTTGAAAACAAGAAATGTGAAGTGTTTGAGCCTTAATGCCTCTGCTATCCCCACCATCCAATGTCTATCCCATATTATTATTAATGGAAGAAAAGTCAATTCCCCCACCCTGACAGAGGGAAAGTATACTTTCAACATTAGCGATTCAATGGTATCATATAGGCCCAAAATTGATGAGGTATTTGGCCGGCCATTTCTGGTTGTATACGGCGACTCTTCAAAAACATTTGCTGATTCTCTCGCAAAACACTGGAAAAAAAAGTATTACAGTGATTGGCGGATGAAAGCTGACAAACAGGTGTCAGAGGAGGACTTATTGACCTATAATCTGGTTGTCGTAGGCAACGAAAACAATAATAGCCTTATCAGCCGATTAAGAAAGTACTATCCCCTCTCCGTCAAAGCAAATGAAATTAAGGTAGGCACAGACATATTTAAAGGGAAGAATTTGTTGTGTTACTATACATTCAAGAGTCCGTTTGGCAAAAATATAGTAGGGCTTTGGGTGGTAACAGAAAAAGTCAACAGCGTATTGCCGGCAATCGACCTGCCAAACATGAGTTCCGACGATCATCTTATTTTTGAATGCCTCGATGGAGGTTATACACTTATGAAAAACTGA
- a CDS encoding hydrolase, producing the protein MKPSTNLLSPNNHALILIDFEGQMGFATKSIALSELRTNAAIIAGASRIFNVPTIVTTVAEESFSGPVFPEIEEFYPQATSGYIDRTTMNTWEDEAAYKAIVGKGKKKLVMAGLWTGVCIVGPALSALEEGYDVYVITDACGDVSAEAHERSVQRMVHAGVKPVTSIQYLLELQRDWARQETYKPVTDLMKKYGGAYGIGIHYAHNMLKH; encoded by the coding sequence ATGAAACCATCTACCAACTTACTGTCTCCCAACAATCATGCACTGATCCTGATCGATTTTGAAGGCCAAATGGGCTTTGCTACCAAAAGCATTGCTTTAAGCGAACTAAGAACCAACGCTGCCATCATTGCTGGTGCTTCCAGGATATTTAATGTTCCAACCATTGTGACTACTGTAGCAGAAGAATCTTTTTCCGGCCCTGTATTTCCAGAGATCGAAGAATTTTACCCACAGGCTACATCTGGTTACATTGATCGCACCACTATGAATACCTGGGAAGATGAAGCTGCCTACAAAGCTATTGTGGGCAAAGGAAAAAAGAAACTGGTCATGGCCGGTCTGTGGACAGGCGTTTGCATTGTAGGCCCTGCCCTCTCTGCCCTCGAAGAAGGCTATGATGTTTATGTAATCACCGACGCCTGCGGCGATGTGAGTGCAGAAGCACACGAACGCTCTGTTCAAAGAATGGTACATGCCGGTGTAAAACCAGTGACATCTATTCAGTATCTGCTGGAACTCCAGCGTGACTGGGCCCGTCAGGAAACCTATAAGCCTGTTACTGATCTCATGAAAAAATACGGTGGCGCTTATGGTATCGGTATTCACTATGCCCACAATATGCTGAAACACTAA
- a CDS encoding nuclear transport factor 2 family protein, with protein sequence MKALLLCIALSAHITSFAQSKVEKEIRNLEQLELATIHKGDTIGLLKIWSKDFVVNNPYGQIVTVPQIFQLIREGKIDYATVERIVDKVSFIEDVAVSMGKEIITPQNETAYAGKKVTRQYTNIWLKTKEGWRMIARQATIVSMQ encoded by the coding sequence GTGAAAGCACTTCTTTTATGCATAGCACTTTCTGCCCATATAACTTCTTTCGCGCAAAGTAAAGTTGAAAAAGAAATTCGTAATTTAGAGCAACTCGAATTAGCCACCATACATAAAGGTGATACCATCGGCTTACTGAAAATCTGGTCGAAAGATTTTGTGGTCAATAATCCATACGGGCAAATTGTAACAGTCCCACAAATTTTTCAACTCATCCGGGAAGGAAAAATTGATTATGCCACTGTAGAACGAATCGTCGATAAAGTTTCGTTCATTGAAGACGTCGCTGTTTCAATGGGAAAAGAAATTATAACGCCTCAGAACGAAACGGCATATGCAGGAAAAAAGGTAACAAGACAGTATACGAACATCTGGCTTAAAACAAAAGAAGGCTGGCGTATGATTGCGAGGCAGGCAACCATTGTTTCAATGCAATAG
- a CDS encoding bacteriocin fulvocin C-related protein, with amino-acid sequence MKILPLQLLYMLITVLLFTSCSKQENYSCDEKINSWVKENKTAIANFTRSQILEKDHEYQKGIYAAASASKKYDLWLVKLNEVQRLPWSEQELHHINLLKSYLSPALFESAAKVKEMAPLLKQWKETALTTLKWDMRTVASIASDLRTPISKNGDFEPINTSRLATSNNAVIADSESGGGCKCNKTDDYCNGPIAGPNGPLRCSSSNCNTSGSGCGTLWLSSCNGMCF; translated from the coding sequence ATGAAGATCTTACCCCTTCAGCTTCTCTACATGCTGATCACCGTCCTATTGTTCACCAGTTGCTCCAAACAGGAAAATTATAGCTGTGACGAGAAAATCAATAGCTGGGTCAAGGAAAACAAAACAGCCATTGCCAACTTTACAAGGAGCCAGATTCTGGAAAAGGACCACGAGTATCAAAAAGGAATTTATGCAGCTGCATCGGCTTCAAAAAAATATGATTTATGGCTGGTAAAACTAAATGAAGTACAACGGCTGCCATGGAGTGAACAGGAGCTTCACCATATAAACCTATTGAAAAGCTATCTGTCACCAGCTTTATTCGAAAGTGCAGCTAAAGTGAAAGAAATGGCTCCGCTTCTTAAACAATGGAAAGAGACTGCTCTCACAACACTTAAATGGGATATGCGTACGGTAGCATCGATCGCATCTGATCTCCGGACTCCGATAAGTAAGAATGGTGATTTTGAACCAATCAATACATCCAGGCTTGCAACCTCCAATAATGCTGTTATCGCAGATTCAGAATCCGGTGGCGGGTGCAAATGCAATAAGACTGACGATTATTGTAATGGCCCGATCGCAGGTCCGAATGGTCCTCTACGCTGTAGTTCATCTAACTGCAATACTTCCGGTAGCGGTTGTGGCACCTTGTGGCTAAGCTCTTGCAATGGTATGTGCTTCTAA
- a CDS encoding TlpA disulfide reductase family protein, which yields MKLLNYFLLLLMSLLLFFVTAWIGSFSHSMRFAIGGIVYAISVWIMSIAMKRNRVTNLTVFIFLFSPVAVLSVVILVKKNFGELAIPSTLNLVLGCIVGYYIARITLRSSILVLLTYSAFSVFAAGPIYAKWLLKENYGSFSPQVREEVPAFQLRAQNGYLIDTGTIKNKIVVFDFWNTACAACYQKFPRLEQFYQKMKENQRVAIFSVNIPLKNGHTNPDKNKLRYSFEQLSAENDSMARIFNVGHYPTVIVIHDGHIVLRGDLESAEKLVSDLLAD from the coding sequence ATGAAGTTATTGAACTATTTTTTACTGTTACTCATGTCATTGCTTTTGTTTTTTGTAACAGCATGGATAGGTAGTTTTAGTCATTCGATGCGTTTCGCAATTGGAGGTATTGTATATGCCATTAGTGTATGGATCATGAGCATAGCCATGAAACGAAATAGGGTGACAAATCTCACAGTATTTATTTTTCTTTTTTCTCCTGTGGCAGTTTTGAGTGTTGTTATACTGGTCAAAAAGAACTTCGGGGAGTTAGCTATACCAAGTACGCTCAATCTTGTTTTGGGTTGTATTGTTGGTTATTACATCGCGAGGATAACACTCCGTAGCAGCATTCTGGTTTTGTTAACTTATTCTGCTTTCAGTGTATTTGCAGCGGGCCCAATATACGCCAAATGGCTACTTAAGGAAAACTATGGTTCCTTCTCACCTCAGGTCCGGGAAGAGGTTCCTGCTTTCCAGCTCCGTGCACAAAACGGATACCTCATTGATACCGGCACAATCAAAAATAAAATAGTTGTATTTGACTTTTGGAACACTGCCTGCGCTGCATGCTATCAAAAGTTCCCCAGACTGGAACAATTCTATCAAAAAATGAAAGAAAACCAGCGTGTTGCCATTTTTTCTGTAAATATTCCTCTAAAGAACGGGCATACAAATCCGGATAAAAATAAACTCCGGTATAGCTTTGAGCAGTTGAGCGCAGAAAACGATTCAATGGCCAGGATTTTCAATGTAGGGCACTATCCCACTGTTATAGTTATCCACGATGGCCACATTGTTTTACGTGGTGACCTGGAGAGTGCCGAGAAGTTGGTTAGTGACCTCCTTGCAGACTGA
- a CDS encoding peroxiredoxin, producing MTSSVLPRLILSSLILFCLSCWSFNKKTTVRVIKVFDGTELITDTNYTAGRYSQHLFLAGELYSIELENDTVPFFCEKRKIAGSITLAVDSIRNINNTPNKKLRELIELTKLIQESISITTAGFTDLNERLTAKKISFKAYADRKAFLDATSQRYIDSLKEQLWTKMQDSSIANTIIPAYIISCKIGDRRIFSLKEDLSRYISVAETYQRLSSVSQEQDNFIIYVRAYREFLAEEMKKDSLLSPGRSVGELNLPDINGRYISLQHTCRQKPLTMLLFVRNTCEYCNEERQYIHRNYSDHKALSIYEVTIDEPGSHSDWVRVIKAGKLYPWVQVLDTSAHTKAIISRFNVTSTPISFLLNSKGQIVSRNPTRNDIDSILSKN from the coding sequence ATGACTTCTTCAGTTCTCCCAAGGTTGATTCTCAGCTCTCTGATTCTCTTTTGTTTGTCTTGTTGGTCGTTCAATAAAAAAACAACTGTACGTGTAATTAAAGTATTTGATGGAACCGAACTTATTACTGATACTAATTACACTGCAGGAAGGTACAGCCAACATCTTTTTTTAGCTGGGGAGCTCTATAGTATAGAGCTGGAAAATGATACGGTTCCTTTCTTCTGTGAAAAAAGAAAGATAGCCGGTTCCATAACGCTGGCAGTTGATAGCATCCGGAATATAAATAACACACCCAATAAAAAGCTTCGTGAACTTATTGAATTAACAAAACTGATTCAGGAAAGCATCTCTATAACCACGGCCGGGTTTACAGATCTGAATGAAAGACTGACAGCAAAAAAAATCAGCTTCAAAGCTTATGCTGACCGAAAAGCCTTTTTAGACGCCACAAGCCAGAGATATATCGACAGTTTAAAGGAGCAGTTGTGGACTAAAATGCAGGATAGCTCTATCGCAAATACTATAATCCCAGCATATATCATCTCTTGTAAAATCGGGGATAGACGGATTTTTAGCTTGAAAGAAGACCTTTCACGTTATATATCTGTCGCTGAAACCTACCAGCGGCTAAGTAGCGTATCACAGGAACAGGATAATTTCATAATTTACGTTCGCGCATATCGGGAGTTTCTGGCAGAAGAAATGAAAAAAGATAGTTTGCTTAGTCCTGGAAGATCTGTAGGGGAGTTAAATTTGCCTGATATCAACGGACGATACATTTCACTTCAGCATACCTGTCGTCAGAAACCCTTGACCATGTTATTATTCGTACGCAATACCTGCGAGTATTGCAATGAGGAACGACAATATATTCACAGGAATTATTCAGATCACAAAGCGCTCTCTATCTACGAGGTAACGATAGATGAACCTGGCAGCCACAGCGATTGGGTGCGGGTAATCAAGGCAGGTAAGCTGTATCCCTGGGTTCAGGTCTTAGACACCTCTGCACATACAAAGGCCATAATATCCCGGTTTAATGTTACCTCAACCCCTATATCTTTTTTGCTCAACAGCAAAGGGCAAATAGTTAGTCGCAACCCCACCCGAAACGATATTGACAGTATTCTTAGTAAGAATTAA
- a CDS encoding CocE/NonD family hydrolase, whose product MRHLIPVLLIAILSYQATFAQTKDYHEKYIVQDSISLTLPSGGNVCAMVVRKDTNIQQPCLLLYNIYADTGVWKYESAKIPVRRGYVAVEVTTRGKHCSTDALAPFEHEAEDGYYIIDWISKQPWCNGKVGMLSGSYLGFTQWATTKHLHPALKTIIPEVAAAAGIDFPMQNGVLPGYTLRWLHLVSDNKLTNYVGFADTAKWNNVFIKWYKSGTRFSSLDSVEGAKHNLFQRWLQHPDYDEYWKKMTPQGKEFANINIPVLSLTGYWDDEQLGAMYYYKQHLLHNKNANHYLVIGPYDHGSALGGDKDTLAGLPIDSAAILGRSLIYEWFDYILKDSSKPALLSNKVNFEILGKNEWKHVASLNEMYNDSLELFLSNGNLQKAKPAATQFVQQTVDFKDRKFIKQTGDAIMNLPTLVFDSLSLLPEQLKFTSDPVETPFAISGSYEANLKFSINKKDIDIGIELYEQLPNGKYVALSVMVQRASYTKNRSQRQLLLPNKTENLKIDNTFITCKQLSKGSRIVAVIGVNKNPYWQINYGTGKNVSEEDMSDAKDPLKIKWYNDSYLKFRILK is encoded by the coding sequence ATGAGACACTTAATTCCAGTCTTGCTGATAGCCATCCTGAGTTATCAGGCAACCTTTGCACAAACTAAAGATTACCATGAAAAATATATCGTTCAGGACAGCATTTCATTAACCCTGCCCAGCGGCGGCAATGTTTGTGCGATGGTGGTAAGAAAAGATACCAACATACAGCAGCCATGTCTGCTGTTATATAATATTTATGCCGATACCGGCGTCTGGAAATACGAATCAGCCAAAATCCCTGTCCGCAGAGGCTATGTAGCTGTTGAAGTTACCACACGTGGTAAACACTGCAGCACCGATGCCCTGGCACCCTTTGAGCATGAAGCCGAAGACGGGTATTATATTATTGACTGGATTAGCAAACAACCCTGGTGCAACGGGAAAGTGGGTATGCTTTCCGGAAGTTATCTGGGCTTTACACAATGGGCCACTACCAAACATTTGCACCCTGCACTAAAAACCATTATACCGGAAGTTGCTGCCGCCGCAGGTATTGATTTTCCCATGCAAAATGGCGTTCTTCCGGGTTATACGTTGCGTTGGCTGCATTTGGTCAGCGATAATAAACTTACTAATTATGTAGGTTTTGCAGATACTGCCAAATGGAATAATGTCTTTATAAAATGGTACAAAAGTGGCACAAGATTCTCTTCACTCGACAGTGTAGAAGGCGCAAAGCATAACCTGTTTCAACGTTGGTTGCAGCACCCGGACTATGATGAGTATTGGAAAAAAATGACACCGCAAGGAAAGGAATTTGCAAATATCAATATTCCCGTCCTGAGCCTTACCGGTTACTGGGATGACGAACAACTAGGCGCCATGTACTACTATAAACAACATTTGCTGCATAATAAAAATGCCAACCATTATTTAGTAATAGGCCCTTATGACCATGGGAGTGCTCTGGGTGGCGATAAAGATACATTGGCCGGTTTACCTATTGACAGCGCTGCGATTTTGGGCAGAAGTCTTATTTATGAATGGTTTGACTATATTTTGAAAGACAGTAGCAAGCCAGCCTTACTCAGTAATAAAGTGAACTTTGAAATTTTAGGGAAGAATGAATGGAAGCATGTCGCATCGTTAAATGAAATGTACAATGATTCTCTGGAATTATTTCTAAGCAATGGAAATTTGCAAAAAGCAAAACCGGCAGCCACACAATTTGTACAACAAACGGTCGATTTCAAAGACAGAAAATTTATTAAACAAACCGGTGATGCTATCATGAATTTACCCACATTGGTTTTTGATAGCCTTTCCCTGCTTCCCGAACAACTAAAATTTACAAGCGATCCTGTTGAAACACCTTTTGCCATCAGCGGAAGTTATGAAGCCAATCTAAAATTCAGCATCAATAAAAAAGATATAGATATTGGAATAGAACTATATGAGCAATTGCCCAATGGGAAATATGTGGCACTTAGTGTAATGGTACAAAGAGCCAGCTACACAAAAAACAGGAGCCAAAGGCAATTGCTGCTACCCAATAAAACAGAAAATCTGAAAATAGACAACACATTTATTACGTGCAAACAACTTAGCAAAGGCAGCCGGATTGTTGCCGTAATTGGGGTCAACAAAAATCCCTACTGGCAAATCAACTACGGCACCGGAAAAAATGTGAGCGAGGAAGATATGAGCGACGCTAAAGATCCTTTGAAAATAAAATGGTACAATGACAGCTATTTAAAATTCCGGATTTTAAAATAA
- a CDS encoding O-antigen ligase, giving the protein MATLFYVVTWRVPRSWLVTSLQTDNVMGIQRLRHILFIQKLAIRFILAAIVMAIFVKLFIRDNYFFDTYKVSIEVLIFLFGVITFLGRRPDLKFTVGEILLLVVLLICLVQLLLLDGWRFFLFEGTDLLAVLLFYASLRVQFEKHGVSILGDFSICCTLILSILSIFCLYKGLKQYLQFGHLSPGNLSAFDNTGLFALFLTLLIPFCIYSIQLYITNTSWVLFSSLAVFLTVVVLVLLQARTTWVCLLMLLLSYTYYFFKRQITRVVILSVVVVITAFIVNKLQDFKKESSKGRAFIYLTSIEMAADNWPWGVGFNRYQSQYYQYQAKVLRDPQNRIHIQATDTPAYAFNEYLQIACEIGWCSLGLVMLFIIWFIACNLQSLKRRDFASFSMFLVFKVFLVASIFSYPLHYLPTVLIFFTSVAFLHYNSGHRWSIQLKAGIRPLVISFIPFLLFSLLVYKSSIRWKKVDSQLMTGIRTLSEVDEYAMLYTTLAVNPQFVYDYALRSYKREDYQRCVNLLLQLENRYCNCETLCFKGLSYEKLNVFHKAASSYLTANETVPGRLTPMYLLMMLNKSLGNESEMEKWAIRIGQLEIKVHSENAYQIKHQAALELFHLKKGLKKKVKCQ; this is encoded by the coding sequence ATGGCCACATTGTTTTACGTGGTGACCTGGAGAGTGCCGAGAAGTTGGTTAGTGACCTCCTTGCAGACTGATAATGTTATGGGGATTCAGAGGCTTAGACACATCTTGTTTATACAAAAATTGGCTATTCGGTTTATCCTTGCAGCGATTGTAATGGCCATATTTGTTAAGCTTTTTATACGAGATAATTATTTTTTCGATACCTATAAGGTATCGATAGAGGTGCTAATATTTCTCTTTGGTGTAATTACTTTTTTGGGAAGACGCCCCGATTTAAAGTTCACAGTCGGTGAAATACTACTACTGGTTGTTTTGTTAATTTGCCTGGTTCAGCTTTTATTGTTGGATGGATGGAGGTTTTTTCTGTTCGAGGGAACTGATTTGCTGGCCGTTTTGCTCTTTTACGCCAGTTTACGGGTTCAGTTTGAAAAACATGGTGTTTCAATACTCGGGGATTTCTCGATATGTTGCACGCTAATCCTGAGTATACTCAGTATATTCTGTCTGTACAAAGGGTTGAAACAATATCTGCAGTTTGGACATCTATCCCCGGGAAATCTGTCAGCGTTTGATAATACTGGCCTTTTTGCACTGTTCTTAACGTTGTTAATTCCATTTTGTATCTACAGTATCCAGCTATATATTACGAATACAAGTTGGGTGCTATTTTCTTCACTGGCAGTTTTTTTAACAGTAGTGGTGCTTGTTTTGTTGCAGGCCAGGACAACCTGGGTCTGTTTATTAATGCTGCTTTTGTCATATACGTATTACTTTTTTAAACGTCAGATAACACGGGTTGTCATTCTGAGTGTAGTAGTTGTTATTACGGCCTTTATTGTTAATAAACTACAGGATTTTAAAAAGGAATCCAGCAAGGGGCGGGCATTCATATATCTTACATCCATAGAAATGGCTGCTGATAACTGGCCTTGGGGAGTTGGGTTTAACAGATATCAATCCCAGTATTACCAATATCAGGCGAAAGTCCTTAGAGATCCTCAAAATCGCATTCACATTCAGGCTACCGATACTCCAGCATATGCCTTTAATGAGTACCTTCAGATTGCCTGTGAAATCGGTTGGTGCTCACTCGGCTTAGTCATGCTTTTTATAATATGGTTTATAGCCTGTAATCTTCAAAGTCTGAAGCGAAGAGATTTTGCATCATTTAGCATGTTTCTGGTTTTCAAGGTATTTTTGGTTGCCTCGATATTTTCATATCCCTTACATTATCTGCCCACAGTGCTGATCTTCTTCACATCAGTTGCATTTTTACACTATAATAGTGGCCACAGATGGAGTATTCAACTAAAGGCAGGAATCAGACCACTGGTGATTTCTTTTATTCCCTTTTTGTTATTTTCTTTACTTGTATACAAGAGCAGTATTAGATGGAAAAAGGTGGATTCCCAGCTAATGACAGGCATTAGAACGCTTTCCGAAGTGGATGAGTATGCGATGCTTTACACAACGCTGGCTGTAAATCCGCAGTTTGTTTATGATTATGCGTTACGCTCTTATAAGAGGGAGGATTACCAGCGATGCGTTAATCTGCTTTTACAACTCGAAAATCGCTATTGTAATTGCGAGACACTTTGCTTTAAAGGACTTTCTTATGAGAAGCTGAATGTTTTCCATAAAGCAGCATCCAGTTATCTCACCGCAAATGAAACGGTTCCTGGCCGCCTTACCCCCATGTATCTTTTAATGATGTTAAATAAATCTCTTGGAAACGAAAGCGAAATGGAAAAATGGGCCATCCGGATAGGTCAGTTAGAGATTAAAGTACATAGTGAAAACGCCTACCAGATTAAACATCAGGCAGCATTGGAGCTGTTCCATTTAAAGAAAGGATTGAAAAAAAAAGTTAAATGCCAATAA